From the Mammaliicoccus sciuri genome, the window AAGCTTCTCCATATTGTCCCGACATTTACTCTGCAATATTTAATCATGAGCTCACCTTCTTATATAAAGATTCACGATCTATTCCTAACCCTGTTCCTTCTGAAACGGTTACTTTAGCACCTTCATAAGTAATACCACCATCAACTTGTCGCTCAACCACCATTAAAGGCGCATCAAAATCAACACGATTCACTTGTTCTGCTGCTAAACTAAAATGCAAAGCTGCCGTAACGGATACATGTGTTTCCATCATACATCCAACCATGCAAGGTATCGCTTCACCTTTAGCAATATCATGTATTTTTAATGCTTGATGAATACCACCAGTCTTCATCAGTTTTATATTCCATATATTTGTCGCACCAACTTCTACAAGCCTCTCGGCATCATGTATACTAAACAATCCTTCATCTACCATTAAAGGTATTTTGAATTCTTGAGATAGCGCACCTAGTACCTTATACTCATATCTCCCTACAGGTTGTTCGATGCTCTCAATATTTAAATCTGCTTCATCAAAATGTTTCAATGCATGACGCGCGCCTTTTTCATCCCATGCTTGGTTTGCATCCGCACTTAAAATAACCTCACTTGGTAAAGAAGAACGTAATGCTTGTAATCTATTTAAATCTGTAGAGACATCATCTTTACCCACTTTTATCTTCAAATGGTTAAAGCCATCTTCTACATATCTCAAACCATCTTCTACCATTTCATCAGCATCGTTTAGACTCACGGTATAACAAGTTTCTAAAGATTTATTTCCTGGGTTATGATTAATATATTGATATAAAGGCAATTCTGCTTCTTGTGCTAATAAGTCATAAAGCGCAATATCTATTGCAGCTTTAGCACTTGTATTACCTACTATGACTTGATGAATTTCATCTAGTAAGTCTTTCGTTAAAGGTCGGTTAATTAATAGTGGCTTAAAGACTTCTTCAATCGCAGCTTCTATACCACCTTTTGTATCACCGGTAATAACATATGTAGGTACAGCTTCACCAACACCTATAACATCTTCATAATTCGTTTCAATAAATACATATATACTTTCAATAACCTCTACTGTTCTCAGTGCTGTTTTAAAAGGCTTCTTCAAAGGTGTTTCATATCTATAGTATTTTATATCTGTTATAAACATATAACTTCCCCTTTATTCTATAATTACACCTGACTCTATATTTAATATTTTATTGTCCACATCTAATGTAGCTTCCGTGCCAAACGGTATCGCAAAATGCGGTGTGCAGTGTCCTATATTCAAATCATACGCTGCTGGTTTATTTAATGGCGTTATAAAATCATCTAACACTTCTTTCATCGTTAAAGATTTCTTTGGATTTTTAGGCTCGCTATCTGTGAATGGCCCGAAAATAAATCCAGAAGCATCATCTAACTTGCCAGCAGATTTGAGTTGTTGTAAAAATCCATCTACCTTATA encodes:
- a CDS encoding dipeptide epimerase: MFITDIKYYRYETPLKKPFKTALRTVEVIESIYVFIETNYEDVIGVGEAVPTYVITGDTKGGIEAAIEEVFKPLLINRPLTKDLLDEIHQVIVGNTSAKAAIDIALYDLLAQEAELPLYQYINHNPGNKSLETCYTVSLNDADEMVEDGLRYVEDGFNHLKIKVGKDDVSTDLNRLQALRSSLPSEVILSADANQAWDEKGARHALKHFDEADLNIESIEQPVGRYEYKVLGALSQEFKIPLMVDEGLFSIHDAERLVEVGATNIWNIKLMKTGGIHQALKIHDIAKGEAIPCMVGCMMETHVSVTAALHFSLAAEQVNRVDFDAPLMVVERQVDGGITYEGAKVTVSEGTGLGIDRESLYKKVSS